The DNA window CTAAAAGGaacctattttttttttctcaacaACTAGCAACGTTTATACTCGAGAAAGATGAAGGGAGGCGTGCTCGAACTCGGTGTGAAGGAATCTTCAGCTCCAAGAGCTGGGGTGAATCGTGGAGTGGCTGTTATAGATTTTATCCTGAGAATTATTGCGCTTATTGCTACTTTAGCAAGTGCTATTTCCATGGGGACAACTGATGAAACGCTTCCGTTTTTCACTCAGTTCATTCAGTTTCGGGCTGAATACAACGATCTTCCCATGTTCACGTTAGTTATTTATTCATCTTGAAGAATTTATGATGATAATTTATTTATGCATGCATGAATATAATCTTGATTAATGAATTAATTTCTGCAGGTTTTTCGTGGTGGCGAATTCTATAGTAAGTGCGTATCTTGTTCTCTCTTTGGCACTGTCCATCTTCCACATTGTAAGAAGTGGTGCACAAAACAGTAGGGTTTTCTTGATTTTCTTCGACGCAGTAAGATCCCTTTCTTTATTTCATTACATTCATAATTCTTGTCCATATCCAGACTATGTAACTTTAATAACTatatatgattaaatattcaaatgaaAAGGGATTTTCTCAAAATGATTTTGTGTAGGGAATGTTGGCACTTCTGAGTTCTGGGGCATCAGCAGCAGTAGCAATAGTATACTTGGCACACAAAGGGAACACAAGGACAAATTGGTTCGCTATTTGCCAACAGTTCAACTCCTTCTGTGAGCGAATTTCGGGGTCGCTGATCGGATCATTTGCAGGCATGGTTGTTCTCGTACTCCTGATCTTGCTGTCCGCTGCTGCTCTCTCGAGACGCGGATTCAAACCAGCCGTGTGATTTTTCTATTGCATGTTGTTTCAGTGTTTTGAA is part of the Primulina eburnea isolate SZY01 chromosome 1, ASM2296580v1, whole genome shotgun sequence genome and encodes:
- the LOC140809932 gene encoding casparian strip membrane protein 1-like; this encodes MKGGVLELGVKESSAPRAGVNRGVAVIDFILRIIALIATLASAISMGTTDETLPFFTQFIQFRAEYNDLPMFTFFVVANSIVSAYLVLSLALSIFHIVRSGAQNSRVFLIFFDAGMLALLSSGASAAVAIVYLAHKGNTRTNWFAICQQFNSFCERISGSLIGSFAGMVVLVLLILLSAAALSRRGFKPAV